In the Ictalurus punctatus breed USDA103 chromosome 7, Coco_2.0, whole genome shotgun sequence genome, one interval contains:
- the eif2b5 gene encoding translation initiation factor eIF-2B subunit epsilon — protein sequence MAARAGKQQNRVGRKSGSGEQDEEEQPLQAVLIADSFNRRFFPITKDQPRALLPLANVSMIDYTLEFLTSTGVQETFVFCCWMSNKIKDHLLKSKWCRPSSPNTVHIITSDLYRSLGDVLRDVDAKSLVRSDFILVYGDVVSNLDLSHALQHHILRRKQEKNISVMTMIFRESSPGNRTRCDEDDVIVAVDTKSNRVLHYQKTQGLKKVHFPMNIFHSGSDEFEVRHDLLDCHISICSPQVAELFTDNFDYQTRNDFVRGILVNEEILGNQIHMYVSKDGYGARVSNLHMYDSVSCDLIGRWAYPITPEANFSDEEGRSCTHSRHNVYREVGVGLGHGSLMEENVLIGRNTVIGANCSLSNTVIGANCRIGDGVVLDRAFIWNNVAIGDGVTVRQSVICDGVEVKHGVTLKPQCVLAYSVVVGPGVSLPEGTVVSLHHPDEEEEDDDEDEFLSDDNDISVHKDKTKHKAYNPAEVGSEGRGYLWKNSSVDDAEEEELTQCIWGLVLKSDPDSESESEASEGSHDPGSRSDSPELDDVKVFQNEVLGTLQRGLEENIGCDNLVLEINSLKYAYNISLKEVMQILTKVVLEFPFQQHGAHITAAQYSSLLLPLLKKWAPVFKNYVKRPQDHTHCLSTLEEVFMEHDTYWPALAKVLMSVYQLEILDEDSIMRWFSQGAQTERSKTLRKNLGLLKFIQWLEEAEESSEGDD from the exons ATGGCGGCGAGAGCAGGGAAGCAGCAAAACCGTGTGGGGAGGAAAAGCGGCTCCGGGGAGCAGGATGAGGAGGAACAGCCGCTCCAGGCCGTGCTGATCGCCGACAGCTTCAACCGGAGATTCTTTCCCATCACTAAAGACCAGCCGAGG GCTCTCCTGCCCCTGGCCAACGTCTCCATGATCGACTACACTCTGGAGTTCCTGACTTCTACAGGCGTGCAGGAGACCTTCGTTTTCTGCTGCTGGATGTCCAACAAGATAAAGGACCATCTGCT GAAGTCGAAGTGGTGTCGTCCCAGCTCTCCGAACACGGTACACATCATCACGTCAGACCTGTACCGCTCCCTGGGAGACGTTCTGAGGGACGTGGACGCCAAATCCCTCGTCCGTTCCGACTTTATCCTGGTGTATGGAGACGTGGTGTCCAACCTCGACCTGTCCCACGCCCTGCAGCATcacat actGAGGCGTAAACAGGAGAAGAACATCTCGGTGATGACCATGATTTTCAGAGAGTCGTCACCCGGCAACCGGACTCGCTGTGACGAAGATGATGTCATTGTCGCCGTAGATACCAAGAGTAACCGAGTGCTCCACTATCAGAAAACACAGGGACTGAAGAAGGTCCACTTCCCCATG AATATTTTCCACAGTGGCAGTGACGAGTTTGAGGTCCGTCATGACCTGCTGGACTGCCACATCAGTATCTGTTCCCCACAG GTGGCTGAACTCTTCACGGATAACTTCGACTATCAGACCAGGAACGACTTCGTACGTGGGATTCTCGTCAACGAGGAG ATTTTGGGGAATCAGATCCACATGTACGTGAGTAAAGATGGCTACGGCGCACGTGTCTCCAACCTGCACATGTACGACTCTGTGTCCTGCGATTTGATTGGCCGCTGGGCGTATCCCATCACCCCGGAGGCTAACTTCTCAGATGAAGAGGGGCGGAGCTGCACACACTCGCGCCATAACGTTTATCGTGAAGTGGGCGTCGGCCTGGGACACGGCAGCCTGATGGAGGAAAACGTTCTGATTGGACGAAACACGGTGATCGGCGCCAACTGCAGCCTATCAAACACCGTGATCGGGGCCAACTGTCGCATCG gCGACGGCGTGGTGTTGGACCGAGCGTTTATCTGGAACAATGTTGCTATCGGTGACGGTGTGACGGTTCGTCAGTCTGTGATCTGTGACGGCGTGGAGGTGAAACACGGAGTCACACTCAAACCACAGTGTGTGCTCGCCTACAGC GTGGTGGTGGGGCCGGGCGTGTCTCTCCCCGAGGGGACGGTCGTGTCTCTGCATCACCCagacgaggaggaggaagacgatgatgaagatgagTTCCTGAGTGACGATAATGACATCAGTGTCCATAAAGACAAGACCAAACACaagg CGTATAACCCGGCTGAGGTGGGGTCTGAGGGGCGGGGCTACCTCTGGAAGAACAGCAGCGTTGATGatgcggaggaggaggagctaaCACAGTGCATCTGGg gTCTGGTTCTGAAGTCCGATCCTGACAGTGAGTCGGAGAGCGAGGCCAGTGAAGGGTCACATGACCCTGGGAGCCGTTCTGATTCGCCCGAGCTCGACGATGTTAAAG tgtttcagaaCGAGGTTCTCGGCACTCTGCAGCGAGGTCTGGAGGAGAACATCGGCTGTGATAATCTGGTTCTGGAGATAAACTCTCTCAA gtACGCGTATAATATCTCTCTGAAGGAGGTGATGCAGATTCTCACTAAAGTGGTTCTGGAGTTTCCTTTCCAACAGCATGGAGCTCACATCACTGCAGCTCAGTACTCTTCTCTACTACTGCCC ttgttgaAGAAGTGGGCTCCGGTGTTCAAGAACTACGTGAAGCGACCTCAGgatcacacacactgtctctccaCTCTGGAGGAGGTGTTCATGGAGCACGACACATACTGGCCTGCCCTCGCCAAG gtGTTGATGAGTGTGTACCAGTTGGAGATTCTGGATGAGGACTCCATTATGCGCTGGTTCTCTCAGGGAGCACAGACGGAGAGGAGTAAAACCCTGCGCAAGAACCTGGGG CTGCTGAAGTTCATCCAGTGGTTGGAGGAGGCCGAGGAGTCTTCAGAGGGAGACGACTGA